The following proteins come from a genomic window of Flavobacteriaceae bacterium MAR_2010_188:
- a CDS encoding SprB repeat-containing protein, translating into MTTLLLICLFTTKSFGFELGHKLVISDVSQTKAHSFTSNISGLNSLNLTKLLIEHTSEKFKQKLSESIKSISSLWVNKKDSNKSITRPNSKKYELEALGNLSTSASTESVFLLEAKCKSTILQLDSNGLATLLPSDIDDGSTVDSGSPILTISKESFTCDDIGNNMVTLTVTDNNGNSSTCNSTVTVEDNIDPTITAPADTTGTTDSGCVSTNVALGTPTTADNCGVASVTSDAPASFPLGATTVTWTVTDNAGRTATATQTVTVTDNIDPTITSPADTTGTTDSGCGSTNVALGTPTTADNCGVASVTSDAPASFPLGATTVTWTVTDNAGRTATATQTVTVTDNIDPTITAPADTTGTTDSGCVSTNVVLGTPTTADNCGVASVTSDAPASFPLGATTVTWTVTDNAGRTATATQTVTVTDNIDPTITAPADTTGTTDSGCVSTNVALGTPTTADNCGVASVTSDAPASFLLGATTVTWTVTDNAGRTATATQTVTVTDNIDPTITAPADTTGTTDSGCVSTNVVLGTPTTADNCGVASVTSDAPASFPLGATTVTWTVTDNAGRTATATQTVTVTDNIDPTITAPADTTGTTDSGCGSTNVALGTPTTADNCGVASVTSDAPASFPLGATTVTWTVTDNAGRTATATQTVTVTDNIDPTITAPADTTGTTDSGCGSTNVALGTPTTADNCGVASVTSDAPASFPLGATTVTWTVTDNAGRTATATQTVTVTDNIDPTITAPADTTGTTDSGCVSTNVALGTPTTADNCGVASVTSDAPASFLLGATTVTWTVTDNAGRTATATQTVTVTDNIDPTITAPADTTGTTDSGCVSTNVVLGTPTTADNCGVASVTSDAPASFPLGATTVTWTVTDNAGRTATATQTVTVTDNIDPTITAPADTTGTTDSGCGSTNVALGTPTTADNCGVASVTSDAPASFPLGATTVTWTVTDNAGRTATATQTVTVTDNIPPISPTLSNITWGCSYTPSTPTTTDNCSGTINGVANVSFPITSTTTIVWQFTDNHGNSSTANQTITINPLVCNVTIINNVACFGGVDGKATVSAQGGLAPYTYNWNGLDPNSLSAGNHSVTVTDSNGCSSSCNFTITEPSQLIASITNQVNNDCYDGNLGSVTVSGANGTPNYLYSIDGGTFRSSGTFSNLTEGTYAITVRDAKLCTVVQNVTITAPADPVTAIIQITDEGCSSVGTKGVIVTASGGSNSGFQYRRHNGSWGSWTSNGNFGPQPDGDYLFQARDASGCESNIESVKIEFSNPLKLTIPTKQDVLCYGAATGTANSAAVGGLGPYSYSWNTSPVQTTPNATGLAAGTYTLTVTDANNCSVSKNVTITQSTEIQLTENHVNVNCYGKNTGSISLSASGGKPNYTFNINNGAYGSNSNFSNLTAGTYVMGVLDSNGCKKQINVTITQPEILAAAFVLGTNGCSGGSNGTATVNVTGGTAPYSYSWNTSTTQTTATATNLSPGNYICTITDAKGCTLNFPVQYVDPPVLTLTTSTVVTSGAGLSDGKATVSTTGGGGTYTYSWNTSPVQTTATATELTQGNYTVTVTDNLGCTKTASVLVADKIIISPFVEESNYEIGCTEGDSIEQLSLRPEITGGYGTLTYSWNYGANASVISGDSNGGSKIISYGIGGTKTISVTVTDASGQSVTKSFTVIIDTCITFDVDCNKCVANDYTLGEYYIGDENGNPVGTCDNPGEIISSPIYIWFLLNHSDNTNYSLTVVAEYKTTHPITGEIKIETIQDCLYEGEKIGLGKANLFIDTDYVCGSTIEISNFLISWNKLARTPCRQDAPKCLCIADVLTLESPLSGKLAKTDISCFNGTGDGSIDLSLFGGTPPFTYAWSTADGTGLSPSTANQTGLSPGTYTVSVTDSKVTYNETTKSYYSDPQTITLSATIGKPPLLEIASTSSTDVICNGESNGSATVEATGGTPNYTYSWNSSPVQTTQTATNLSAGDYTVTVTDANGCIATETVTVIQPQPLSATITSNEPLCFGDANGNATVNASGGVGTYTYQWNTTPVQTTQTANNLRAGNYTVTVSDSNNCITTANVVIAQPTQLTSTISKTDINCYSADNGTATVTASGGTGAYTYLWNDGSAQTTATASNLAPGTYNVRVTDENGCNSFQNITITQPSELTVSVDFDNPDCYRPISATANASGGTGQFTYSWDSTPVQTTQTATFLQSGNYTVTVTDENGCIATETIDLNIPLLTSANAGADQNLSNSNCGVTTVTLNGSGTDTAGNNYSGTWTIVSGSGGSFADASLKNTTFTGQSGQTYVLRYSISCAQDDVQIRFPIACSKLDFDGTNDYVDFGDNQDFNSNFSIELWMKSEATNTNIQTIYSKRNALSPINGFELRLVNNTLSFRYNLKTVDSPYKISSNRWYHVAVTFDGTTYKLYIDGILANAGNGNFPIANSNKFILGAVDRTLQTPTNYYNGWMDELRIWNKALSVEQIRHMMNQEVEQNSGNVRGAIVPVDIPGLSWSDLSNYYQMKQPSDIVNSYLLDNKGTLNGRLYNITTWQDETAPLPYLTKRNGNWNITNSTTPWLYGDGVWSYPNSIGINNTPIDWNIVKSSHDVRVNSQDVVLLGLLVDSNKIIVTNSGTQDETNQGHGLTVTHYLKLNGIIDLIGESQLVQKRYTPNQVNGSILDAASTGYIKRDQQGTTNLYNYNYWSSPVGTIGSGNNNVPYTVGSILYDGTYSSIPVPVTWNSTYDATGASNPVNLSKRWIYIYENFPSDTYAAWKYISNTGSIPIGLAFTMKGSGVGDPVNDVQNYSFMGKPNNSTINTPISIGNQALVGNPYPSAIDANEFIKDNIPGATGSPDTNGSIDGSLYFWEHYQSNFTHILRDYQGGYAVYNLSGGLPAISPPLVSGEGTSTKIPGQYIPVAQGFFVTASDDGGTVSFKNRQRIFHRESLTNSTFFRVRNPGISDQPSIDDDVRRVRLSFLTPEKATRPLLLSFMGDENATDGFDYGYDALINETDLPNDMSWIIEKNRYVIQGVGSYKVDKQYPLGIFLANSGKISIRLDQLENFDHDDKIYIHDTQTGSYIEINDNTFDIELDAGEYLNRFFVTFQTDKTLSNKEEVLDKSIVLNYLNNSGEIYIKVPNSISIKQVYLINVVGQKVKSWNAFNANLSSETKIPVGKVADGNYIIKIETNGASFNKKILIKQ; encoded by the coding sequence ATGACCACCCTATTACTAATTTGTCTATTTACAACAAAATCATTTGGTTTTGAGTTAGGACATAAGCTGGTAATATCAGACGTTTCTCAGACTAAAGCTCATTCATTTACTTCTAACATAAGTGGGTTAAACAGTCTTAATCTAACAAAACTTTTAATAGAACATACTTCCGAGAAGTTCAAACAAAAATTATCCGAAAGCATCAAATCCATTTCGTCATTATGGGTGAATAAAAAAGATAGCAATAAAAGCATAACCAGGCCAAATTCGAAAAAATACGAATTGGAAGCCCTCGGAAATTTATCAACGTCCGCCTCAACAGAATCCGTTTTTCTGTTAGAAGCAAAATGTAAATCAACCATTTTACAACTAGATTCAAATGGATTGGCAACTCTATTACCATCTGATATCGATGATGGATCTACAGTGGATTCGGGAAGCCCTATATTAACAATATCAAAGGAATCATTCACTTGTGATGATATTGGAAATAACATGGTCACCTTGACGGTAACAGATAATAACGGTAACAGTTCGACCTGTAACTCAACCGTTACGGTCGAGGATAACATAGACCCTACCATAACGGCACCTGCCGATACAACGGGGACCACGGACTCGGGCTGCGTATCAACCAACGTCGCACTCGGGACGCCCACGACAGCTGATAACTGCGGTGTGGCATCGGTGACCAGCGATGCACCGGCCTCCTTCCCATTGGGAGCGACAACGGTTACTTGGACAGTGACGGACAACGCCGGCAGGACTGCAACCGCCACCCAGACGGTAACGGTAACGGACAACATAGACCCCACCATAACGTCACCTGCCGATACAACAGGGACCACGGACTCGGGCTGCGGATCAACCAACGTCGCACTCGGGACGCCCACGACAGCTGATAACTGCGGGGTGGCATCGGTGACCAGCGATGCACCGGCATCCTTCCCATTGGGAGCCACAACGGTCACCTGGACAGTGACGGACAACGCCGGCAGGACGGCAACCGCCACCCAGACGGTAACGGTAACGGACAACATAGACCCCACCATAACGGCACCTGCCGATACAACGGGGACCACGGACTCGGGGTGCGTATCAACCAACGTCGTACTCGGGACGCCCACGACAGCTGATAACTGCGGTGTGGCATCGGTGACCAGCGATGCACCGGCTTCCTTCCCATTGGGAGCGACAACGGTTACTTGGACAGTGACGGACAACGCCGGCAGGACGGCAACCGCCACCCAGACGGTAACGGTAACGGACAACATAGACCCCACCATAACGGCACCTGCCGATACAACGGGGACCACGGACTCGGGCTGCGTATCAACCAACGTCGCACTCGGGACGCCCACGACAGCTGATAACTGCGGGGTGGCATCGGTGACCAGCGATGCACCGGCATCCTTCCTATTGGGAGCGACAACGGTCACCTGGACAGTGACGGACAACGCCGGCAGGACGGCAACCGCCACCCAGACGGTAACGGTAACGGACAACATAGACCCCACCATAACGGCACCTGCCGATACAACGGGGACCACGGACTCGGGCTGCGTATCAACCAACGTCGTACTCGGGACGCCCACGACAGCTGATAACTGCGGTGTGGCATCGGTGACCAGCGATGCACCGGCTTCCTTCCCATTGGGAGCGACAACGGTTACTTGGACAGTGACGGACAACGCCGGCAGGACTGCAACCGCCACCCAGACGGTAACGGTAACGGACAACATAGACCCCACCATAACGGCACCTGCCGATACAACGGGGACCACGGACTCGGGCTGCGGATCAACCAACGTCGCACTCGGGACGCCCACGACAGCTGATAACTGCGGTGTGGCATCGGTGACCAGCGATGCACCGGCATCCTTCCCATTGGGAGCGACAACGGTCACCTGGACAGTGACGGACAACGCCGGCAGGACGGCAACCGCCACCCAGACGGTAACGGTAACGGACAACATAGACCCAACCATAACGGCACCTGCCGATACAACGGGGACCACGGACTCGGGCTGCGGATCAACCAACGTCGCACTCGGGACGCCCACGACAGCTGATAACTGCGGTGTGGCATCGGTGACCAGCGATGCACCGGCTTCCTTCCCATTGGGAGCGACAACGGTTACTTGGACAGTGACGGACAACGCCGGCAGGACGGCAACCGCCACCCAGACGGTAACGGTAACGGACAACATAGACCCCACCATAACGGCACCTGCCGATACAACGGGGACCACGGACTCGGGCTGCGTATCAACCAACGTCGCACTCGGGACGCCCACGACAGCTGATAACTGCGGGGTGGCATCGGTGACCAGCGATGCACCGGCATCCTTCCTATTGGGAGCGACAACGGTCACCTGGACAGTGACGGACAACGCCGGCAGGACGGCAACCGCCACCCAGACGGTAACGGTAACGGACAACATAGACCCCACCATAACGGCACCTGCCGATACAACGGGGACCACGGACTCGGGCTGCGTATCAACCAACGTCGTACTCGGGACGCCCACGACAGCTGATAACTGCGGTGTGGCATCGGTGACCAGCGATGCACCGGCTTCCTTCCCATTGGGAGCGACAACGGTTACTTGGACAGTGACGGACAACGCCGGCAGGACTGCAACCGCCACCCAGACGGTAACGGTAACGGACAACATAGACCCCACCATAACGGCACCTGCCGATACAACGGGGACCACGGACTCGGGCTGCGGATCAACCAACGTCGCACTCGGGACGCCCACGACAGCTGATAACTGCGGTGTGGCATCGGTGACCAGCGATGCACCGGCATCCTTCCCATTGGGAGCGACAACGGTTACCTGGACAGTGACGGACAACGCCGGCAGGACGGCAACCGCCACCCAGACGGTAACGGTAACGGACAACATACCGCCTATTTCTCCAACCTTAAGCAATATTACTTGGGGATGTAGCTATACACCATCAACTCCGACGACTACAGATAACTGTTCTGGTACTATCAATGGGGTTGCAAATGTTAGCTTTCCTATAACTTCTACTACGACCATAGTATGGCAATTCACAGATAACCATGGAAATTCTTCCACTGCCAATCAAACAATTACCATAAATCCGCTTGTCTGTAATGTTACCATCATAAACAATGTTGCGTGTTTTGGTGGTGTTGATGGTAAAGCAACGGTTTCGGCACAAGGTGGATTAGCACCCTATACCTATAACTGGAATGGTCTTGACCCAAATTCATTATCAGCAGGTAACCACAGCGTTACCGTCACTGACAGTAATGGTTGTTCGTCTAGCTGCAATTTTACCATTACTGAACCAAGCCAACTGATCGCTTCTATAACCAATCAAGTAAATAATGATTGTTATGATGGTAATTTAGGATCTGTAACTGTTTCCGGAGCAAATGGAACACCAAACTATCTATATAGCATAGATGGTGGAACTTTTAGAAGTAGCGGGACTTTTAGCAATCTTACAGAAGGTACTTACGCCATAACCGTGAGAGATGCCAAATTATGTACTGTAGTTCAAAATGTTACCATAACCGCGCCTGCAGACCCAGTAACTGCAATCATTCAAATTACAGATGAAGGATGTTCTTCTGTTGGCACAAAAGGAGTTATTGTAACCGCAAGCGGTGGTTCTAATTCTGGCTTTCAGTATAGAAGACATAATGGAAGCTGGGGCTCTTGGACAAGCAATGGAAATTTCGGTCCGCAGCCAGATGGTGATTATCTATTCCAGGCAAGAGATGCTTCGGGTTGTGAATCTAATATAGAGTCCGTTAAAATTGAATTTTCAAATCCTTTAAAGCTAACAATCCCTACTAAACAAGATGTGTTATGTTATGGTGCGGCTACTGGTACTGCTAATTCTGCAGCAGTGGGTGGATTAGGACCTTATAGTTATTCATGGAACACTTCACCTGTGCAAACTACCCCAAATGCCACAGGACTAGCAGCTGGTACTTACACACTGACGGTAACAGATGCAAATAACTGTTCTGTTTCAAAAAATGTTACCATCACTCAATCAACTGAAATTCAACTAACAGAAAATCATGTAAATGTTAATTGTTATGGGAAAAATACAGGTTCTATATCATTATCGGCTTCCGGTGGCAAACCAAATTACACCTTTAACATCAACAACGGAGCATATGGGTCTAACAGTAATTTTTCAAATTTAACTGCGGGCACTTATGTTATGGGTGTCTTGGATTCTAACGGTTGTAAAAAACAAATCAACGTTACAATTACACAACCCGAAATTTTAGCTGCTGCTTTCGTCTTGGGCACGAATGGATGTTCTGGAGGAAGCAACGGAACCGCGACGGTTAACGTCACAGGCGGTACCGCACCTTACTCATATTCATGGAATACAAGTACGACTCAAACAACAGCTACGGCCACGAATCTTTCCCCTGGAAATTATATATGTACGATAACAGATGCAAAAGGGTGTACTTTAAATTTCCCGGTACAATATGTAGATCCCCCGGTGCTAACTCTTACGACTTCTACCGTGGTTACTTCTGGAGCAGGTCTTTCTGATGGCAAGGCAACAGTTTCGACCACAGGCGGCGGCGGAACCTATACCTATTCTTGGAATACATCTCCTGTCCAAACTACAGCTACTGCAACGGAACTTACACAAGGAAATTATACGGTTACTGTAACAGATAATTTGGGCTGTACAAAAACCGCTTCTGTACTTGTTGCGGATAAGATAATCATAAGCCCATTTGTTGAAGAATCGAATTATGAAATTGGTTGTACTGAAGGTGATAGTATCGAACAACTAAGTCTTCGACCAGAAATTACTGGTGGTTATGGCACTTTAACCTATTCGTGGAATTACGGGGCGAACGCAAGCGTAATTAGTGGTGATTCTAATGGTGGATCTAAAATAATAAGTTACGGTATTGGAGGTACAAAAACTATCTCGGTAACGGTAACCGATGCATCCGGTCAGAGCGTTACTAAATCTTTCACGGTTATCATAGATACCTGTATCACATTTGATGTTGATTGTAATAAATGTGTTGCAAATGACTATACTTTGGGTGAATATTACATAGGAGATGAAAATGGAAATCCGGTCGGAACCTGTGACAACCCAGGTGAAATAATCAGTAGTCCCATCTACATCTGGTTCTTGCTAAATCATAGTGATAACACCAATTATTCTTTAACCGTAGTTGCTGAATACAAAACAACTCATCCAATTACTGGTGAAATTAAAATTGAAACCATCCAGGATTGTTTGTATGAGGGTGAAAAAATAGGACTTGGCAAAGCCAACCTTTTTATCGATACCGATTATGTATGCGGAAGTACCATAGAGATTTCCAACTTTCTCATTTCTTGGAACAAATTAGCCAGAACGCCTTGTAGACAAGATGCGCCCAAGTGTTTGTGTATCGCCGATGTATTGACCTTAGAATCTCCCCTGTCCGGAAAACTAGCTAAAACAGATATCTCATGTTTCAATGGTACTGGTGATGGCTCAATTGACTTGTCTCTTTTTGGTGGCACACCTCCTTTTACCTACGCTTGGTCAACTGCAGATGGAACAGGGCTTTCTCCAAGCACTGCTAACCAAACAGGATTGTCACCTGGCACCTATACCGTTTCGGTAACCGATTCTAAAGTCACTTATAACGAAACGACTAAATCTTATTATTCAGATCCTCAAACCATAACATTATCGGCAACTATCGGCAAGCCACCATTATTGGAAATTGCAAGCACCTCCTCAACAGATGTGATATGTAACGGAGAAAGTAATGGTTCAGCTACTGTAGAAGCAACGGGAGGAACTCCCAATTATACCTATTCTTGGAATAGCTCTCCTGTACAAACCACTCAGACTGCGACTAATTTAAGCGCTGGAGATTACACGGTTACGGTTACAGATGCGAATGGTTGTATTGCGACGGAAACAGTTACTGTAATTCAACCACAACCTTTATCGGCGACAATTACAAGTAACGAACCTCTCTGTTTTGGAGATGCCAACGGTAATGCTACCGTTAATGCAAGCGGAGGTGTTGGAACTTATACCTACCAATGGAATACTACTCCGGTTCAAACAACTCAAACCGCGAATAATCTTAGAGCTGGCAACTACACTGTCACTGTTTCAGACTCTAATAATTGCATAACCACAGCAAATGTGGTTATCGCTCAACCGACTCAACTTACTTCAACCATATCTAAAACAGATATAAACTGTTATTCGGCAGATAATGGAACCGCAACGGTTACCGCTAGCGGCGGAACAGGAGCTTATACTTATCTATGGAATGATGGCTCAGCCCAAACCACGGCAACTGCTTCAAATTTGGCACCAGGAACCTATAATGTTAGGGTAACGGATGAAAATGGATGTAATTCATTTCAGAATATAACCATAACCCAACCTAGCGAATTAACGGTCTCGGTAGATTTTGACAATCCTGATTGTTATAGGCCAATTTCTGCAACTGCTAATGCGTCTGGTGGAACCGGACAATTTACTTATTCTTGGGATAGCACTCCTGTACAAACAACACAAACAGCAACTTTTCTACAATCTGGAAATTACACCGTCACGGTTACCGACGAAAATGGTTGTATCGCGACAGAAACAATCGACTTAAATATCCCATTATTGACTTCTGCTAATGCCGGAGCAGATCAGAATTTAAGCAACAGTAATTGTGGAGTTACGACCGTGACCCTTAATGGAAGCGGAACCGATACTGCAGGAAATAATTACAGCGGAACTTGGACGATAGTTTCGGGTAGTGGCGGAAGTTTTGCTGATGCCAGCTTGAAGAATACCACATTTACCGGTCAATCTGGTCAGACGTATGTGTTGAGATATTCAATTTCTTGTGCCCAGGACGATGTGCAAATTCGTTTTCCTATCGCTTGTAGTAAATTAGATTTTGATGGAACCAACGATTATGTAGATTTTGGAGATAATCAAGATTTCAATTCAAATTTCAGTATCGAATTGTGGATGAAGTCTGAAGCAACAAACACTAATATTCAAACAATCTATTCAAAAAGGAATGCATTAAGCCCTATTAATGGATTCGAACTTAGATTAGTAAATAATACCTTGTCGTTTAGATATAATCTAAAAACAGTTGATTCACCTTATAAGATTTCTTCTAACCGCTGGTATCACGTGGCCGTAACATTTGATGGCACTACCTACAAACTATATATAGATGGAATTCTAGCAAATGCGGGTAATGGCAACTTCCCAATTGCCAACAGCAACAAATTTATCTTAGGCGCAGTGGACCGTACTTTACAAACACCTACCAATTATTATAACGGTTGGATGGATGAATTAAGGATTTGGAACAAAGCACTATCTGTCGAACAGATAAGACATATGATGAATCAAGAGGTTGAGCAAAATTCTGGAAATGTGAGAGGCGCAATTGTACCAGTTGACATCCCAGGTTTAAGTTGGTCAGATTTGTCTAACTACTATCAAATGAAACAACCATCTGATATCGTTAACAGTTACCTACTCGATAACAAAGGCACTTTAAATGGTCGTTTATACAATATAACTACATGGCAAGACGAGACTGCTCCTCTGCCCTACTTAACCAAAAGGAATGGAAATTGGAATATCACTAATTCAACTACCCCCTGGCTATATGGCGATGGTGTTTGGAGTTATCCTAATTCAATCGGAATCAACAACACTCCAATTGACTGGAACATAGTAAAGAGCTCACATGATGTGAGGGTCAATTCTCAAGATGTGGTATTGTTAGGATTATTAGTTGATAGCAACAAAATTATCGTAACAAATTCCGGAACTCAAGATGAAACTAATCAAGGACATGGGTTAACCGTAACCCATTATCTTAAATTAAATGGAATCATTGATCTGATTGGTGAATCACAATTAGTTCAAAAACGATATACCCCTAATCAAGTTAATGGAAGTATATTGGATGCCGCGAGTACTGGTTATATTAAGAGGGACCAACAAGGCACTACCAATCTGTATAATTATAATTATTGGAGCTCGCCAGTAGGAACAATAGGATCAGGAAACAACAATGTACCCTATACTGTTGGCTCTATTCTATACGACGGCACTTATTCCTCTATTCCAGTGCCGGTAACTTGGAACTCAACTTACGACGCAACTGGAGCGTCAAATCCTGTTAATCTGAGTAAAAGATGGATTTATATATATGAAAACTTCCCGAGCGACACCTATGCCGCATGGAAATATATCTCTAACACAGGAAGCATTCCCATTGGCTTGGCATTTACCATGAAAGGGAGTGGTGTGGGAGACCCTGTAAATGACGTTCAGAACTATTCTTTTATGGGCAAACCGAACAACTCAACTATTAATACCCCAATTTCTATTGGAAACCAAGCCTTGGTAGGAAATCCATATCCTTCAGCAATAGATGCAAATGAATTTATTAAGGATAATATTCCGGGAGCTACCGGTAGTCCAGACACGAATGGAAGTATTGACGGGTCACTATATTTTTGGGAACATTACCAATCTAACTTCACACATATTCTTAGGGATTATCAAGGAGGCTATGCTGTATACAATCTTAGTGGCGGTCTACCCGCTATTTCTCCACCTTTAGTCAGTGGTGAAGGCACAAGCACAAAAATTCCTGGGCAATATATCCCTGTTGCGCAAGGATTTTTTGTCACGGCAAGTGATGACGGTGGAACTGTCTCATTTAAAAATCGTCAAAGAATATTTCATAGGGAAAGCTTAACCAATTCAACCTTTTTCAGGGTTAGAAATCCAGGAATATCGGACCAGCCATCCATTGACGATGATGTTAGACGGGTAAGGTTAAGTTTTCTCACCCCAGAAAAGGCAACAAGACCTTTATTACTGAGTTTTATGGGGGATGAAAATGCAACTGATGGATTTGATTATGGTTATGACGCACTGATCAACGAAACCGACCTTCCGAACGATATGTCTTGGATAATCGAGAAAAATAGATATGTAATCCAAGGGGTGGGAAGTTATAAAGTTGACAAACAATATCCTCTCGGTATTTTCCTTGCAAATTCTGGAAAGATTTCGATTAGGTTGGATCAATTAGAGAATTTTGATCACGATGATAAAATTTATATTCATGATACCCAGACTGGTAGCTACATTGAAATTAATGATAACACTTTTGACATTGAATTGGATGCAGGTGAATATTTAAACCGATTTTTTGTTACATTCCAAACAGATAAAACGCTTTCTAATAAAGAAGAAGTTCTGGATAAATCAATCGTTCTTAATTATTTGAACAATAGTGGTGAGATTTATATTAAAGTACCCAATAGTATTAGCATAAAACAGGTTTACCTTATAAATGTCGTTGGGCAAAAAGTAAAATCGTGGAATGCCTTTAACGCCAACTTATCGAGCGAAACCAAGATTCCTGTAGGCAAGGTAGCTGACGGAAATTACATTATAAAAATCGAAACAAATGGTGCTAGTTTCAACAAGAAAATATTAATTAAACAATAA